One genomic segment of Tripterygium wilfordii isolate XIE 37 chromosome 9, ASM1340144v1, whole genome shotgun sequence includes these proteins:
- the LOC120006130 gene encoding protein INVOLVED IN DE NOVO 2-like isoform X1, with translation MASVKDQGSDEDISDISESEMEEYEVKSYEELKKGNYSVKTSDETFSCPYCLKKRKRDYLYKDLLQHASGVGKSSSQKRSAKEKAHHLALVKYLEKDLVNVGGPSDPVAVVDPLDGCGHDEKSVWPWTGISESEMEEYEAKSYEELKKGNYSVKTSYETFTCPYCPKKRKRDYLYKDLLQHASGVGKSSSNKRSAKEKAHHLALVKYLEKDLANGGGPSDPVAVVDPLDGCGHDEKFVWPWTGILVNIPTRRAEDGRYVGESGSKLRDELTKRGFNPIRVLPLWNYRGHSGCALVEFHKDWPGLHNAMSFEKAYDADHHGKRDWYANGAEKSGIYAWVARADDYNLSSIVGEQLQKSRDLKSISETMEEEERKQNRLVSNLTNIIEVKMKHIVEMQSRFDETAVNLGRLMAEKDLLHKSYNEEVRKMQLSARDHFQRIFNDHERLKIQLESHKKELESRVEELEKREARNESERKRLSEEIEKNAIRNSSLQSASLEQQRADESVLKLSEDQKREKEVLHEKIIRLEKQLDAKQTLELEIEQMRGKLNVKKHLADGDVKVMQEVEEILKNKREKEEELEDLDALNQTLIVREHESNEELQEARKELINGLKEISTRGYIGVKRMGELNNKPFHEVMKRKYNHEEAEDKASELCSLWEEYLKDPDWHPFRVITVGGKTERIIDNEDEKLKALKNEFGDEVYNAVTTALIEIVEYNPSANYVTSELWNFKDGRRATLREGVSFLLEQWTLPKRKRGIY, from the exons ATGGCCAGTGTGAAGGATCAGGGCTCAGATGAGGATATCTCAGACATCAGTGAGTCTGAAATGGAAGAGTACGAAGTTAAATCTTATGAAGAATTGAAAAAAGGAAATTACTCTGTGAAAACGTCAGATGAGACTTTTAGTTGTCCTTACTGTCTGAAGAAGAGAAAGCGGGACTACCTTTATAAGGATCTTCTACAGCATGCTTCTGGTGTAGGCAAGAGTAGTTCACAAAAAAGAAGTGCGAAGGAGAAGGCTCATCATCTAGCTTTGGTCAAATATTTGGAGAAGGATCTAGTGAATGTAGGGGGTCCATCAGACCCTGTGGCTGTGGTTGATCCTCTTGATGGTTGTGGCCACGATGAGAAGTCTGTGTGGCCTTGGACAGGTATCAGTGAGTCTGAAATGGAAGAGTACGAAGCTAAATCTTATGAAGAATTGAAAAAAGGAAATTACTCCGTGAAAACATCATATGAGACTTTTACTTGTCCTTACTGTCCGAAGAAGAGAAAGCGGGACTACCTTTATAAGGATCTTCTACAGCATGCTTCTGGTGTAGGCAAGAGTAGTTCAAACAAAAGAAGTGCGAAGGAGAAGGCTCATCATCTAGCTTTGGTCAAATATTTGGAGAAGGATCTAGCGAATGGAGGTGGTCCATCAGACCCTGTGGCTGTGGTTGATCCTCTTGATGGTTGTGGCCACGATGAGAAGTTTGTGTGGCCTTGGACAGGTATTTTGGTTAACATTCCAACTAGAAGGGCAGAGGATGGGAGATATGTTGGAGAAAGTGGTTCCAAGTTGAGGGATGAGTTGACAAAGAGAGGCTTCAACCCAATAAGAGTTCTTCCACTCTGGAATTACAGGGGCCATTCAGGTTGTGCTCTTGTCGAATTCCACAAGGATTGGCCTGGGCTACATAATGCCATGTCATTTGAGAAGGCCTATGATGCTGATCATCATGGAAAAAGGGACTGGTATGCAAATGGTGCTGAAAAATCTGGGATTTATGCTTGGGTAGCTCGGGCTGATGATTACAATTTGTCGAGCATTGTTGGAGAGCAATTGCAAAAAAGTCGAGACCTTAAATCTATTTCTGAAACgatggaggaagaagaaagaaagcaaaataGACTTGTATCCAACCTTACAAACATTATTGAGGTCAAGATGAAGCACATTGTTGAGATGCAGTCACGATTTGATGAAACTGCAGTCAATCTCGGCAGACTGATGGCGGAGAAAGACTTGCTTCATAAATCCTACAACGAAG AGGTAAGAAAAATGCAACTGAGTGCAAGGGATCACTTTCAGAGGATTTTTAATGACCATGAGAGGCTCAAGATCCAATTGGAATCTCACAAAAAAGAGCTGGAATCACGTGTTGAAGAATTGGAAAAACGTGAGGCCCGGAATGAAAGTGAAAGGAAAAGGCTTTCTGAAGAGATTGAAAAG AATGCCATTAGAAATAGCTCACTGCAAAGTGCTTCTTTGGAGCAACAGAGGGCAGACGAAAGCGTCTTGAAATTGTCTGAGGACCAAAAg AGGGAAAAGGAGGTTCTTCATGAAAAGATCATTCGGCTGGAGAAGCAGCTGGATGCGAAACAAACTCTGGAGTTGGAGATTGAGCAAATGAGAGGAAAGTTAAATGTCAAGAAGCACTTGGCTGATGGCGATGTGAAAGTCATGCAAGAAGTGGAGGAAATccttaagaacaagagagaaaaggaagaggaGCTTGAAGATTTAGATGCATTGAACCAAACACTAATTGTAAGGGAACATGAGAGCAATGAGGAGCTGCAGGAAGCACGTAAAGAACTAATTAAC ggtttgaaagaAATATCAACTCGTGGTTATATTGGTGTTAAGCGAATGGGAGAACTTAATAACAAACCATTCCACGAagtgatgaaaagaaaatataaccaTGAAGAAGCCGAAGATAAAGCATCTGAATTGTGCTCATTGTGGGAAGAATATCTCAAAGATCCAGATTGGCATCCTTTCAGAGTCATAACAGTTGGAGGGAAAACTGAG AGGATAATTGACAATGAAGATGAGAAATTGAAAGCTCTAAAGAATGAGTTTGGTGATGAAGTGTATAATGCTGTGACAACTGCTTTAATTGAGATAGTTGAATACAACCCTAGTGCAAATTACGTAACCTCAGAGTTGTGGAACTTTAAGGATGGAAGGCGGGCAACTTTGCGGGAGGGAGTTTCATTTTTATTGGAGCAGTGGACTTTACCAAAACGCAAGAGGGGAATATATTGA
- the LOC120006130 gene encoding protein INVOLVED IN DE NOVO 2-like isoform X2, protein MASVKDQGSDEDISDISESEMEEYEVKSYEELKKGNYSVKTSDETFSCPYCLKKRKRDYLYKDLLQHASGVGKSSSQKRSAKEKAHHLALVKYLEKDLVNVGGPSDPVAVVDPLDGCGHDEKSVWPWTGISESEMEEYEAKSYEELKKGNYSVKTSYETFTCPYCPKKRKRDYLYKDLLQHASGVGKSSSNKRSAKEKAHHLALVKYLEKDLANGGGPSDPVAVVDPLDGCGHDEKFVWPWTGILVNIPTRRAEDGRYVGESGSKLRDELTKRGFNPIRVLPLWNYRGHSGCALVEFHKDWPGLHNAMSFEKAYDADHHGKRDWYANGAEKSGIYAWVARADDYNLSSIVGEQLQKSRDLKSISETMEEEERKQNRLVSNLTNIIEVKMKHIVEMQSRFDETAVNLGRLMAEKDLLHKSYNEEVRKMQLSARDHFQRIFNDHERLKIQLESHKKELESRVEELEKREARNESERKRLSEEIEKNAIRNSSLQSASLEQQRADESVLKLSEDQKREKEVLHEKIIRLEKQLDAKQTLELEIEQMRGKLNVKKHLADGDVKVMQEVEEILKNKREKEEELEDLDALNQTLIVREHESNEELQEARKELINGLKEISTRGYIGVKRMGELNNKPFHEVMKRKYNHEEAEDKASELCSLWEEYLKDPDWHPFRVITVGGKTEGWKAGNFAGGSFIFIGAVDFTKTQEGNILKEPECQVLKDGAEVLETGRQVTCTSDYVTNCHVIIVVERIFSL, encoded by the exons ATGGCCAGTGTGAAGGATCAGGGCTCAGATGAGGATATCTCAGACATCAGTGAGTCTGAAATGGAAGAGTACGAAGTTAAATCTTATGAAGAATTGAAAAAAGGAAATTACTCTGTGAAAACGTCAGATGAGACTTTTAGTTGTCCTTACTGTCTGAAGAAGAGAAAGCGGGACTACCTTTATAAGGATCTTCTACAGCATGCTTCTGGTGTAGGCAAGAGTAGTTCACAAAAAAGAAGTGCGAAGGAGAAGGCTCATCATCTAGCTTTGGTCAAATATTTGGAGAAGGATCTAGTGAATGTAGGGGGTCCATCAGACCCTGTGGCTGTGGTTGATCCTCTTGATGGTTGTGGCCACGATGAGAAGTCTGTGTGGCCTTGGACAGGTATCAGTGAGTCTGAAATGGAAGAGTACGAAGCTAAATCTTATGAAGAATTGAAAAAAGGAAATTACTCCGTGAAAACATCATATGAGACTTTTACTTGTCCTTACTGTCCGAAGAAGAGAAAGCGGGACTACCTTTATAAGGATCTTCTACAGCATGCTTCTGGTGTAGGCAAGAGTAGTTCAAACAAAAGAAGTGCGAAGGAGAAGGCTCATCATCTAGCTTTGGTCAAATATTTGGAGAAGGATCTAGCGAATGGAGGTGGTCCATCAGACCCTGTGGCTGTGGTTGATCCTCTTGATGGTTGTGGCCACGATGAGAAGTTTGTGTGGCCTTGGACAGGTATTTTGGTTAACATTCCAACTAGAAGGGCAGAGGATGGGAGATATGTTGGAGAAAGTGGTTCCAAGTTGAGGGATGAGTTGACAAAGAGAGGCTTCAACCCAATAAGAGTTCTTCCACTCTGGAATTACAGGGGCCATTCAGGTTGTGCTCTTGTCGAATTCCACAAGGATTGGCCTGGGCTACATAATGCCATGTCATTTGAGAAGGCCTATGATGCTGATCATCATGGAAAAAGGGACTGGTATGCAAATGGTGCTGAAAAATCTGGGATTTATGCTTGGGTAGCTCGGGCTGATGATTACAATTTGTCGAGCATTGTTGGAGAGCAATTGCAAAAAAGTCGAGACCTTAAATCTATTTCTGAAACgatggaggaagaagaaagaaagcaaaataGACTTGTATCCAACCTTACAAACATTATTGAGGTCAAGATGAAGCACATTGTTGAGATGCAGTCACGATTTGATGAAACTGCAGTCAATCTCGGCAGACTGATGGCGGAGAAAGACTTGCTTCATAAATCCTACAACGAAG AGGTAAGAAAAATGCAACTGAGTGCAAGGGATCACTTTCAGAGGATTTTTAATGACCATGAGAGGCTCAAGATCCAATTGGAATCTCACAAAAAAGAGCTGGAATCACGTGTTGAAGAATTGGAAAAACGTGAGGCCCGGAATGAAAGTGAAAGGAAAAGGCTTTCTGAAGAGATTGAAAAG AATGCCATTAGAAATAGCTCACTGCAAAGTGCTTCTTTGGAGCAACAGAGGGCAGACGAAAGCGTCTTGAAATTGTCTGAGGACCAAAAg AGGGAAAAGGAGGTTCTTCATGAAAAGATCATTCGGCTGGAGAAGCAGCTGGATGCGAAACAAACTCTGGAGTTGGAGATTGAGCAAATGAGAGGAAAGTTAAATGTCAAGAAGCACTTGGCTGATGGCGATGTGAAAGTCATGCAAGAAGTGGAGGAAATccttaagaacaagagagaaaaggaagaggaGCTTGAAGATTTAGATGCATTGAACCAAACACTAATTGTAAGGGAACATGAGAGCAATGAGGAGCTGCAGGAAGCACGTAAAGAACTAATTAAC ggtttgaaagaAATATCAACTCGTGGTTATATTGGTGTTAAGCGAATGGGAGAACTTAATAACAAACCATTCCACGAagtgatgaaaagaaaatataaccaTGAAGAAGCCGAAGATAAAGCATCTGAATTGTGCTCATTGTGGGAAGAATATCTCAAAGATCCAGATTGGCATCCTTTCAGAGTCATAACAGTTGGAGGGAAAACTGAGG GATGGAAGGCGGGCAACTTTGCGGGAGGGAGTTTCATTTTTATTGGAGCAGTGGACTTTACCAAAACGCAAGAGGGGAATATATTGAAG GAACCAGAGTGCCAAGTGCTTAAAGATGGAGCAGAGGTCTTAGAAACTGGAAGACAAGTAACCTGCACATCAGATTATGTAACAAACTGTCATGTAATAATTGTGGTAGAACGCATCTTCTCTTTGTAA
- the LOC120005236 gene encoding factor of DNA methylation 2-like isoform X1, which yields MGSHHWETELKKERKLVAELSQEIDVKNKKILEMEYRYKENVATTKKLVFGLIKKINSKDRSLFELEQKYDETSTTMRWLKHKKTKLEEEHKDEIRERDLINLNLTRDMELRKTELQQQAQELEECKAQYALECSRLTDEIKKLKGKLQNEDSTGSENNSRAQINALREELMEQAEAMQDLEMLYQTLIIKESRSNQELQEARRESILGMEKKNLLSDQTTIQIKRMGEVDHKAFHLTCSVKYPSEDCEEISAKLCSTWQEHVRDPHWHPFKKDIINGRLHEIIDDNDEKLKELKKEYGEVMYRAVTNALLELNDYNPSGSYPVRELWNVKEDKRAALKEIIHFLINKFRTRKRKRS from the exons ATGGGCAGCCATCATTGGGAAACGGAGCTGAAGAAAGAGCGTAAACTTGTTGCAGAACTTTCCCAGGAGATCgatgtgaaaaataaaaagattttgGAGATGGAGTACAGATATAAAGAGAATGTTGCTACCACCAAAAAACTTGTTTTTGGTCTTATAAAGAAGATCAATTCAAAGGACAGAAGTTTATTCGAATTGGAGCAGAAATACGATGAGACTTCTACTACCATGAGATGGTTGAAGCATAAGAAAACCAAGCTGGAAGAAGAGCATAAAGATG AAATTAGAGAGAGGGATTTAATCAATTTGAATCTGACGCGTGACATGGAGCTGCGAAAGACAGAATTGCAGCAGCAAGCTCAAGAACTGGAGGAGTGCAAGGCTCAATATGCCTTGGAGTGTAGCAGGTTAACAGATGAGATTAAAAAG TTGAAAGGCAAGCTGCAAAACGAAGATTCTACAGGAAGCGAAAATAACTCTAGGGCTCAAATAAATGCTCTGAGGGAAGAGTTAATGGAACAAGCAGAGGCAATGCAGGATCTGGAGATGCTTTATCAGACACTGATAATCAAGGAGTCCAGAAGTAATCAAGAGCTTCAAGAGGCGCGCAGAGAGTCAATTCTT ggaatggaaaagaaaaatttATTGTCTGACCAAACAACCATTCAAATCAAAAGAATGGGCGAGGTTGACCATAAAGCTTTTCACTTGACGTGCTCTGTTAAATACCCCAGTGAAGACTGCGAGGAGATATCAGCCAAACTATGTTCAACCTGGCAAGAACATGTGAGAGATCCACATTGGCATCCTTTCAAGAAAGATATCATTAATGGCAGACTGCAT GAAATTATCGACGACAACGACGAGAAattgaaagagttgaaaaaAGAATATGGAGAGGTCATGTACAGAGCTGTTACCAATGCACTTTTGGAATTGAATGACTACAACCCAAGTGGAAGTTATCCTGTCCGTGAACTTTGGAATGTAAAGGAGGACAAGAGAGCTGCTTTGAAAGAAATCATACATTTCCTGATCAACAAGTTTAGGACTCGCAAGCGGAAAAGAAGCTGA
- the LOC120005236 gene encoding factor of DNA methylation 2-like isoform X2 yields MGSHHWETELKKERKLVAELSQEIDVKNKKILEMEYRYKENVATTKKLVFGLIKKINSKDRSLFELEQKYDETSTTMRWLKHKKTKLEEEHKDELQQQAQELEECKAQYALECSRLTDEIKKLKGKLQNEDSTGSENNSRAQINALREELMEQAEAMQDLEMLYQTLIIKESRSNQELQEARRESILGMEKKNLLSDQTTIQIKRMGEVDHKAFHLTCSVKYPSEDCEEISAKLCSTWQEHVRDPHWHPFKKDIINGRLHEIIDDNDEKLKELKKEYGEVMYRAVTNALLELNDYNPSGSYPVRELWNVKEDKRAALKEIIHFLINKFRTRKRKRS; encoded by the exons ATGGGCAGCCATCATTGGGAAACGGAGCTGAAGAAAGAGCGTAAACTTGTTGCAGAACTTTCCCAGGAGATCgatgtgaaaaataaaaagattttgGAGATGGAGTACAGATATAAAGAGAATGTTGCTACCACCAAAAAACTTGTTTTTGGTCTTATAAAGAAGATCAATTCAAAGGACAGAAGTTTATTCGAATTGGAGCAGAAATACGATGAGACTTCTACTACCATGAGATGGTTGAAGCATAAGAAAACCAAGCTGGAAGAAGAGCATAAAGATG AATTGCAGCAGCAAGCTCAAGAACTGGAGGAGTGCAAGGCTCAATATGCCTTGGAGTGTAGCAGGTTAACAGATGAGATTAAAAAG TTGAAAGGCAAGCTGCAAAACGAAGATTCTACAGGAAGCGAAAATAACTCTAGGGCTCAAATAAATGCTCTGAGGGAAGAGTTAATGGAACAAGCAGAGGCAATGCAGGATCTGGAGATGCTTTATCAGACACTGATAATCAAGGAGTCCAGAAGTAATCAAGAGCTTCAAGAGGCGCGCAGAGAGTCAATTCTT ggaatggaaaagaaaaatttATTGTCTGACCAAACAACCATTCAAATCAAAAGAATGGGCGAGGTTGACCATAAAGCTTTTCACTTGACGTGCTCTGTTAAATACCCCAGTGAAGACTGCGAGGAGATATCAGCCAAACTATGTTCAACCTGGCAAGAACATGTGAGAGATCCACATTGGCATCCTTTCAAGAAAGATATCATTAATGGCAGACTGCAT GAAATTATCGACGACAACGACGAGAAattgaaagagttgaaaaaAGAATATGGAGAGGTCATGTACAGAGCTGTTACCAATGCACTTTTGGAATTGAATGACTACAACCCAAGTGGAAGTTATCCTGTCCGTGAACTTTGGAATGTAAAGGAGGACAAGAGAGCTGCTTTGAAAGAAATCATACATTTCCTGATCAACAAGTTTAGGACTCGCAAGCGGAAAAGAAGCTGA